From Shewanella psychrophila, a single genomic window includes:
- a CDS encoding cation:dicarboxylate symporter family transporter: MSFVVKKIFSMASSTQMLIAMFVGFGVGLFFGESVGWLSTIGNAVILLMQMTVLPYILVSLIGGIGKLQKSTATLIFSRAGMIMLLLWLLALAVIALMPLSFPFVESASFFSTSSIEPTAAIDYFKLYIPSNPFESMAAGYVPAMVVFSIAMGLALIGMEGDHKQQILTFMHTTSEIFSRITRGLIKILPIGIFAMSASAAGTMGVDEFASMQVYLISYFVLCLLLTFWILPWIVASLTPITFHQALSISKASLITAFATGNIFIVIPVIIEECKQIMKQHDKLTEDGATLIEILVPIAFTFPNIGKLTVILFVFFAGWFNGTPVDLSAIPSLSISGLLSLFGSVYVAIPFMLDLVHLPSDLFQLFVMSGFITGKFNSIAAVMNLFVLTILTAALFHKCLKLSPPRLIKMSVGIGIGIVLTIVSLRIGMGMFIHSPEITSGVIANMQVADKVPTKVKRQFPELGKTPSNPIANLEAIRTRGTLKVGYIPSNVPFSYYNNVGQLVGFDSAMASKLAEDLDVKIEFIPFKKDKLAASLDAGFFDIAMSGLAMDITQMDKLSYAEPVLELNLAIATRDHIVNKFKNNEDILEMENITIAYVEHGDIIEEAKKRYPNLKFVKISGYKNFFRQKEAEFDAVIISAQAGSAWTLFFPGYGIAIPEITSRYPVAYAVAQKNQSLLNYVNNWQKLRKVDGHQDRIYNYWMLGQGATEVKPRWSIIRDVLHWVD; the protein is encoded by the coding sequence ATGTCATTCGTGGTTAAAAAAATATTTTCTATGGCCAGCTCTACTCAGATGTTGATTGCCATGTTTGTCGGCTTCGGTGTGGGGCTTTTTTTCGGTGAGTCCGTCGGTTGGCTCAGCACCATAGGTAATGCGGTTATCTTGCTGATGCAGATGACGGTTTTACCTTATATTTTAGTTTCCTTAATCGGCGGTATTGGCAAGCTACAAAAGAGCACGGCGACCCTTATTTTTAGCCGGGCGGGCATGATAATGCTCTTGCTCTGGTTGCTTGCACTGGCTGTGATCGCCTTAATGCCCTTGTCATTTCCCTTTGTAGAGTCGGCTTCATTTTTTAGCACCAGCAGCATAGAACCCACCGCGGCCATAGACTATTTCAAGCTGTATATTCCCTCTAACCCATTCGAGTCGATGGCAGCGGGCTATGTTCCCGCCATGGTAGTATTTAGTATCGCTATGGGCTTAGCGCTTATCGGTATGGAGGGGGATCATAAACAGCAAATATTGACCTTTATGCACACCACCAGCGAGATCTTCTCTCGTATCACCCGCGGTCTGATAAAGATATTGCCTATCGGTATTTTTGCTATGTCAGCCTCAGCGGCAGGCACCATGGGAGTGGATGAGTTTGCCAGTATGCAGGTCTATCTCATCAGCTACTTTGTACTCTGTCTCTTACTGACCTTCTGGATCTTACCCTGGATTGTTGCCTCACTGACGCCAATAACCTTTCATCAAGCCTTGAGTATCAGTAAGGCCAGCCTGATCACCGCTTTCGCTACCGGTAATATCTTCATCGTGATCCCTGTGATTATCGAAGAGTGTAAGCAGATCATGAAGCAGCATGACAAGCTCACCGAAGATGGCGCCACCTTGATTGAAATCTTAGTGCCTATCGCCTTTACCTTCCCTAACATAGGTAAGTTAACGGTGATTCTGTTTGTATTCTTCGCAGGCTGGTTTAATGGCACGCCAGTAGATTTAAGTGCTATTCCATCCCTGTCTATCAGTGGCCTGTTATCCCTGTTTGGCAGTGTCTATGTGGCTATTCCTTTCATGTTAGATCTGGTACATCTGCCATCTGATCTGTTCCAGCTATTCGTGATGTCAGGCTTTATTACCGGCAAATTTAACTCCATTGCCGCAGTAATGAATCTGTTTGTGTTAACCATTTTAACTGCGGCCCTGTTTCACAAATGCCTAAAACTCAGTCCCCCTAGGCTTATCAAGATGAGTGTCGGCATAGGCATCGGTATCGTGCTGACCATAGTGAGCTTACGCATCGGCATGGGCATGTTTATCCATAGCCCAGAGATCACCAGCGGTGTCATCGCCAACATGCAGGTCGCCGATAAGGTGCCGACTAAGGTAAAAAGACAGTTCCCAGAACTTGGCAAGACACCGAGTAATCCGATAGCTAACCTTGAAGCGATTAGGACCAGAGGCACACTCAAAGTCGGTTATATCCCCAGTAATGTGCCCTTCAGCTACTACAATAATGTCGGCCAGCTAGTGGGCTTCGACAGCGCAATGGCGTCTAAGCTTGCCGAAGATTTAGACGTGAAAATTGAATTTATCCCCTTCAAGAAAGACAAGCTAGCCGCGTCTCTGGATGCTGGCTTCTTCGATATTGCCATGTCGGGACTCGCCATGGATATCACCCAAATGGACAAGTTAAGTTATGCTGAGCCGGTGCTGGAGCTTAATCTTGCTATCGCCACTCGCGATCATATCGTGAACAAGTTTAAGAATAATGAAGACATTTTAGAGATGGAAAATATCACCATAGCCTATGTGGAACATGGCGATATTATCGAAGAGGCGAAGAAGAGGTACCCTAATCTCAAATTTGTGAAAATCTCAGGTTACAAAAACTTCTTCAGGCAAAAAGAGGCTGAGTTCGATGCAGTCATTATCAGTGCTCAGGCTGGCTCAGCCTGGACCTTATTCTTCCCGGGTTACGGTATTGCCATCCCTGAAATCACCTCTCGTTATCCGGTAGCTTACGCGGTAGCTCAGAAGAACCAATCGCTGCTAAACTACGTCAATAACTGGCAGAAACTGCGTAAGGTCGATGGTCATCAAGACAGGATTTACAATTATTGGATGCTGGGCCAAGGCGCTACAGAAGTTAAACCTCGCTGGTCTATCATCAGAGATGTGCTGCACTGGGTGGATTGA